From Eptesicus fuscus isolate TK198812 chromosome 22, DD_ASM_mEF_20220401, whole genome shotgun sequence, a single genomic window includes:
- the LOC103298948 gene encoding histone H2B type 2-F isoform X2 has translation MPDPAKSAPVPKKGSKKAVTKVQKKDGKKRKRSRKESYSVYVYKVLKQVHPDTGISSKAMGIMNSFVNDIFERIAGEASRLAHYNKRSTITSREIQTAVRLLLPGELAKHAVSEGTKAVTKYTSSK, from the exons ATGCCGGATCCAGCGAAGTCCGCTCCTGTTCCCAAGAAGGGGTCCAAGAAAGCTGTGACGAAAGTGCAGAAGAAGGATGGGAAGAAGCGCAAGCGCAGCCGCAAGGAGAGCTACTCCGTTTACGTGTACAAAGTGCTGAAACAAGTTCACCCGGACACCGGCATCTCGTCCAAGGCCATGGGCATCATGAACTCCTTCGTCAACGACATCTTCGAGCGCATCGCTGGCGAGGCCTCCCGCCTGGCGCATTACAACAAGCGCTCGACCATCACCTCCCGGGAGATCCAGACGGCTGTGCGCCTGCTGCTGCCCGGCGAGCTGGCCAAGCACGCGGTGTCTGAAGGCACCAAGGCCGTCACCAAGTACACCAGCTCCAA GTAA
- the LOC103298948 gene encoding histone H2B type 2-F isoform X1 — translation MPDPAKSAPVPKKGSKKAVTKVQKKDGKKRKRSRKESYSVYVYKVLKQVHPDTGISSKAMGIMNSFVNDIFERIAGEASRLAHYNKRSTITSREIQTAVRLLLPGELAKHAVSEGTKAVTKYTSSKLYSALPEEVGLKVTARLQMIAVSLGIMSVLPQN, via the exons ATGCCGGATCCAGCGAAGTCCGCTCCTGTTCCCAAGAAGGGGTCCAAGAAAGCTGTGACGAAAGTGCAGAAGAAGGATGGGAAGAAGCGCAAGCGCAGCCGCAAGGAGAGCTACTCCGTTTACGTGTACAAAGTGCTGAAACAAGTTCACCCGGACACCGGCATCTCGTCCAAGGCCATGGGCATCATGAACTCCTTCGTCAACGACATCTTCGAGCGCATCGCTGGCGAGGCCTCCCGCCTGGCGCATTACAACAAGCGCTCGACCATCACCTCCCGGGAGATCCAGACGGCTGTGCGCCTGCTGCTGCCCGGCGAGCTGGCCAAGCACGCGGTGTCTGAAGGCACCAAGGCCGTCACCAAGTACACCAGCTCCAA GCTTTATTCTGCCCTTCCAGAAGAAGTGGGCCTCAAAGTCACAGCCAGACTCCAGATGATTGCTGTTTCACTGGGGATCATGTCAGTGCTTCCTCAAAATTAA
- the FCGR1A gene encoding high affinity immunoglobulin gamma Fc receptor I produces MWLLTALLLWVPACGQTPDTAKSVITLEPPWVSVFSEESVTLRCEGPHLPLDNSTQWFLNGTAIKTLTASYSIPAASVSDIGEYRCQRGPSMPSDPVYLEVHRDWLLLQVSSRVVIEGKPLALRCHGWKNKKVINMLFYHNNNIFKFSSWNSEFTIPKTNLSHSGIYHCQGNKDFTSAGVSITVKELFPAPVLRASSSSPLLEGNPVSLSCETRVLPHSPPVQLYFSFYVANKTLVSRTTSSDYQIVTANREDSGFYWCEAATEDGNVIKHSPELELQVLVSFTGLQESPTSVWFHGLFYLVMAIIFLVNTVLCVIIHKKLQRNNTWILEIPLDSADQGKKVTSYF; encoded by the exons CAGACACTGCCAAGTCCGTGATCACTTTGGAGCCTCCATGGGTCAGTGTATTCTCAGAGGAAAGTGTAACCTTACGgtgtgagggaccccacctgccttTGGACAACTCTACACAGTGGTTTCTCAATGGCACAGCCATTAAGACCCTGACTGCCAGCTACAGCATCCCTGCTGCCAGCGTCAGTGATATTGGTGAATACAGGTGCCAGAGAGGTCCCTCCATGCCAAGTGACCCGGTATACCTGGAAGTCCACAGAG ATTGGCTACTACTCCAGGTCTCTAGCAGAGTCGTCATTGAAGGAAAACCTCTGGCCTTGAGGTGTCATGGATGGAAGAATAAGAAGGTGATCAATATGCTTTTCTACCACAATAACAATATCTTTAAGTTTTCTTCTTGGAATTCTGAATTCACCATTCCGAAAACCAACCTGAGTCACAGTGGCATCTATCACTGCCAAGGAAACAAGGACTTCACATCAGCAGGAGTATCTATCACTGTGAAAG AGCTGTTTCCAGCCCCAGTGCTGAGAGCATCCTCTTCGTCCCCCCTCCTAGAGGGGAATCCAGTCAGTCTGAGTTGTGAAACAAGGGTGCTCCCACACAGCCCTCCGGTGCAGCTCTACTTCTCCTTCTACGTGGCAAACAAGACCCTGGTGAGCAGGACCACGTCTTCTGACTACCAGATAGTAACCGCTAACAGAGAAGATTCCGGGTTCTACTGGTGTGAGGCTGCCACAGAAGATGGAAATGTCATCAAGCACAGCCCTGAGTTGGAGCTTCAAGTGCTTG TTTCTTTTACAGGCCTCCAGGAGTCACCAACTTCTGTCTGGTTTCATGGTCTATTCTATCTGGTAATGGCAATAATATTTTTGGTGAACACTGTTTTGTGTGTGATAATACATAAGAAACTGCAAAGAAACAATACGTGGATTTTAGAAATTCCTTTGGACTCCGCCGACCAGGGGAAGAAGGTAACTTCTTATTTTTGA